In the genome of Drosophila pseudoobscura strain MV-25-SWS-2005 chromosome 3, UCI_Dpse_MV25, whole genome shotgun sequence, one region contains:
- the LOC4804904 gene encoding uncharacterized protein produces MAEQKTVDFVWNCAHKLEAQSHVERLLKSHYITTCRKFARHNVQLPEDSFGAARICARCGNQWTDGNYQLHLQPQRLADTAKRKRLVAKLEMAKASQQKGLLSTGARNRAKWLRKHMASNIVVDCAVCQHKTMLSLEKRKGKKRDKANDETIASTTPTALQETAATNQQKGNNKRVLNKDIKAGQKIPQQEKAKAPTTPARLTKSTHPAAAKHKTPKQKNKTKAAQSAPCSGNGTKTQSKTQKQNALLQLAAQLKSHAFKDASKSQQNRLQAFLK; encoded by the exons ATGGCCGAGCAAAAGACAGTAGACTTTGTGTGGAACTGCGCACACAAACTGGAAGCACAATCGCACGTCGAACGGCTGCTAAAATCCCATTACAT TACAACCTGTCGAAAATTCGCCAGACACAACGTGCAACTCCCCGAAGACAGCTTCGGAGCGGCACGAATATGCGCCCGCTGTGGAAACCAGTGGACCGATGGCAACTACCAGCTCCACCTGCAGCCCCAGCGCCTGGCGGACActgccaaaagaaaaagactCGTCGCAAAGCTGGAAATGGCCAAGGCGAGTCAACAGAAAGGCTTGCTGAGCACTGGGGCAAGGAACAGGGCCAAGTGGCTGAGGAAGCACATGGCCAGCAACATT GTTGTGGACTGTGCCGTTTGTCAGCACAAGACAATGCTGTCACTGGAAAAGCGGAAGGGGAAGAAACGGGATAAAGCCAACGATGAAACAATAGCAAGCACAACGCCGACGGCACTTCAGGAGACTGCAGCcacaaaccaacaaaaaggaaacaatAAGAGGGTCTTGAATAAAGATATTAAAGCAGGCCAGAAGATTCCACAGCAGGAAAAGGCAAAGGCACCCACAACTCCAGCACGCCTCACGAAATCTACCCATCCTGCCGCTGCCAAACACAAAACTCCGAAGCAGAAGAACAAAACGAAAGCAGCGCAGTCGGCACCATGCTCTGGCAATGGGACGAAGACGCAATCAAAGACGCAGAAACAAAAcgcgctgctgcagctggctGCTCAGCTGAAGTCGCACGCGTTTAAAGACGCGAGCAAGTCGCAGCAGAACCGCCTGCAAGCGTTCCTCAAGTAG
- the blow gene encoding uncharacterized protein blow, giving the protein MDTMATTKRPEMEQFLLDVRAHFRASLETSEYENTSNLFHMTAAEQTAELLERCELLLAGYADADVQVPAPSIKSNGNGMGDCVDSKVGAETGPSCYLEMLSSPSSSKNSLAASREYIDLSSSGSLDSDKTFRFSANQPGPGSSSKDDKEQQLYETCQSQGQGQDQGEEEAQKVITFTHELIIDCPYADLPAGHLSLQRSTKYGQLQRIVPKRLFFDQTRKCYCGILNEWMLCYADGPTACRPSSSLYLKSSAIEIEHFGEGKRRDICFQITTDDPNKKFVYQANNEVDAKEWIHAIEAAIRGDATTTVHQSLKSPLPRKLPTPPVTKRTNYSATPTTTDCIYEEPSPIYNLTVDLSGTPPKLPEKTHSPSALARRFEYDVPKCPPQPLQEATSSVGEVETMVLLSDGGTKAQTQPQPQPSSLHGSLVMDFHAKVKTVHSELSTQLSPGGPSPERLKKAVKKSYSCASNSSDSEQLSLSLTSPAQSPNNKEQKKQRKSQTSAQTSPQKMTSTPGKDCDKLARNWFLSRLNKSTGQKTASTASAAPANTKCKQSEKENLLTDPDLGEGYGYDGALPGERDLSLSNSSPSSPSLKAEAKSKVNMIINQFESSGHLSTMFSVEALAANALASLTSFCDNDSCSNYEPIMPLSTPPSSFLKKV; this is encoded by the exons atggATACAATGGCAACTACTAAACGGCCAGAAATGGAACAGTTTTTGTTGG ATGTGCGCGCCCACTTTCGTGCCTCGCTGGAGACATCCGAGTACGAAAACACCTCGAATCTCTTCCACATGACGGCCGCCGAACAGACGGCGGAGCTGCTGGAGCGCtgcgagctgctgctggcgggcTATGCAGACGCAGACGTCCAGGTGCCAGCTCCAAGCATCAAgtcgaatgggaatggaatgggcgACTGTGTCGATAGCAAAGTGGGCGCGGAGACCGGTCCCAGTTGCTATCTGGAGATGTTGTCCTCGCCATCGTCGTCCAAGAACTCGC TGGCCGCTTCGCGGGAGTATATCGATCTGAGCAGCAGTGGCTCCTTGGACAGTGACAAGACTTTTCGCTTCTCCGCCAACCAACCAGGACCAGGTTCATCGTCTAAGGATGATAAGGAACAGCAGCTGTATGAGACCTGCCAGAGCCAGGGTCAGGGCCAAGACCAGGGCGAGGAGGAGGCACAAAAGGTCATAACCTTCACCCACGAGCTGATCATTGACTGTCCATACGCGGACCTTCCCGCCGGACACCTGTCTCTGCAGAGATCCACCAAATACGGACAGCTTCAGCGGATCGTACCAAAGCGCTTGTTCTTCGATCAGACCAGAAAGTGCTACTGCGGCATCCTCAACGAGTGGATGCTGTGCTATGCGGATGGTCCGACTGCCTGCCGGCCCAGTAGCAGTCTCTACCTGAAAAGCTCCGCCATTGAGATCGAGCACTTTGGCGAGGGGAAACGGCGCGACATTTGCTTCCAGATAACAACCGACGATCCCAACAAGAAGTTCGTTTACCAGGCCAACAACGAGGTCGATGCCAAAGAGTGGATCCACGCCATTGAGGCAGCCATACGTGGCGATGCCACCACCACTGTACACCAGTCCCTGAAGAGCCCGCTTCCACGCAAACTGCCCACACCGCCAGTCACGAAGAGAACAAACTATTCAGCTACGCCCACAACAACGGACTGCATTTACGAAGAGCCTTCGCCCATTTACAACCTTACCGTGGATTTGTCGGGGACGCCACCCAAACTGCCTGAGAAGACCCACAGTCCAAGCGCCCTGGCCAGGCGCTTTGAGTATGACGTGCCAAAGTGtccgccgcagccgctgcaggAGGCGACATCATCCGTCGGGGAGGTGGAAACGATGGTGCTACTAAGTGATGGCGGAACCAAGGCGcagacacagccacaaccacaaccgtCCAGTCTGCACGGCAGTCTGGTCATGGACTTCCACGCCAAGGTTAAGACCGTCCACAGTGAGCTGTCTACGCAGCTGTCGCCAGGCGGTCCCAGTCCGGAGCGCCTGAAGAAAGCGGTGAAGAAGAGCTACTCCTGCGCAAGTAACAGCAGCGATTCGGAgcagctgtcgctgtcgctgacgAGTCCTGCTCAAAGCCCCAACAACAAGGAGCAGAAGAAGCAACGCAAATCTCAGACATCCGCACAGACGAGTCCGCAGAAGATGACGTCCACGCCCGGGAAGGACTGTGATAAGCTGGCGAGGAATTGGTTTCTCAGTCGTCTCAATAAGAGCACGGGACAGAAGACAGCGAGCACGGCCAGCGCTGCGCCCGCCAATACCAAGTGCAAGCAGAGCGAGAAGGAGAATCTGCTGACAGATCCGGATCTCGGGGAGGGCTACGGCTATGATGGGGCACTTCCAGGCGAACGCGACTTGAGTTTGTCGAACAGCAGTCCCTCCTCCCCCAGCCTGAAAGCCGAGGCCAAGAGCAAAGTGAACATGATCATCAATCAGTTCGAGAGCAGTGGCCATCTGTCCACCATGTTCAGCGTGGAGGCGCTTGCGGCGAATGCCCTGGCCTCGCTCACCTCCTTCTGCGACAACGACAGCTGCAGCAACTACGAGCCCATCATGCCACTATCCACACCTCCCAGCAGCTTCCTCAAGAAGGTGTAG